AGAGTGCTTGAACAGCTAAATCAAGATGAAGAACCTTGGCCACAAATCCAGAAAGACATCAACAAATATCTACCTTTGTATTTGAGGCGATGTCTTTTTTACTTCGGATTGTTTCCAGCAGACTATAAGATCCCAGCCAGAAGATTGATTAATTTGTGGGTTGCAGAGGGTTTAGTTTGTGGAAATGTTGATGAAAGAAGTGCTGAACGTGTTGGAGAGAAATGCTTGGAAGAATTGGCAAACTATAACACGGTACAAGTGACAGAGAGGAAACTCAACAGGAAGATTAAGACGTGTTGCCTACCTGAGCCTCTACGTATTCATTGGCGGGAAAAAGCTAGAGAAGTTAATTTCCTCCATAGCCATAGTAATGTAACATGTGGGGTTCGGCGCCTTGTTGATCATCTTAACCCAAATGATGACATCTTTCATCATATACATGACAAAAACTCAACATATTTGTATcctttttataaagattcggtCACTTTTTTATCCTTTGACGGTCGAGAAGAAGCAGGACAAGATATACATAACTTTCTTCATCGATGCATCTCCAACAATTGCTTCTATTTCCTGTGGATATTGGACCTTGAAGCTGTATACAGGCCAATATTACCAAAGGAAGTTAGTAAACTAACTCATTTGAAGTACCTCGGCTTGAGGTCTACTTACCTTCAGAAACTTCCAATGTTCATCCACAAATTGCTAAACCTTCAAACGTTGGATCTGAAGCGAACTTGTATCAACACTCTTCCAAGATCAATCTGGAAAATGCAAGAACTGAGACATTTGTTCCTTGATGAGAGTTTCCGAACCATGTTTGTGCCTTGCCAAGAAGAGAGCAAGCTAAATGGTCTTCAAACAATTTGGGGTGTATATGTAGATGAGAATAGTCCAGTGAAAAATGGCCTTGACAAATTGCCAAACATTACAAAATTGGGACTTAAATCAAAGGTGTCAATGCCATCTCAGAGAGATGCAATGTCCTCTCAACTAATAGCTGTGGGAAATTGGGTTACGAACCTAAAAGGCCTTAAAAAATTGAGGTTGAAATCGTTTGATGAGTCAGAACAGCCATGGAATCTTCACTTGGAGAGTTTATCAGATCATTCCGAACTCTCAAGCGTATATCTGGTGGGAGAACTGAAGAATCAACAACTGGTGTCTAATTTTCCCCAGAATCTGATTGAGCTCACCTTGTCAGCATCTGGGCTGGTGGATGACCCAATGCAAACATTAGACAAGCTTCTGAACCTAAGAATTCTGAGACTGTTTTCCAGATCTTTTACGGGAAAGAAACTGGTATGTGGTTGTGGAGGATTTCCTAAGCTTGAAATCCTCAAGGTCAGGGAGTTGGAGCTTTTATTCTCATGGGATATGGAGGAAGGATCACTTCCTTCCCTGAAAGACTTGGACATCAGACGATGTATGAATTTGAAGATGCTTCCTGATGGATTACAGAGTATCAAGACACTTCGAAAAGTAAAATTAACTCAATTGCCATTATTGTCACAAAGGATTAAGGATATAAATGGTGAGGATTGGAATAAAATTGCCCATGTACGTGACATCTGTATTGAGGATTGCTAAACTAGAGCAGTAGTAATTAGTATAATCATCATCTACTTTTCTATATAACTTGTCATTAGTATTATCTTCATCTACTTTTCTATAAAACTTGTAATTTCGTTTTCATAATTTGATTGCTAAATGTTGACAAGATGCAATATATGTCCTTGCGAAAACACCTTGACAATCTAAAAATGATCAAATTCTTTCATAAGGGAAAAGCAAATGATGTTCTTCTAAAACACTTTCTATTCTAGAAACTACAGAATCTGGAGAAATGCAAGCAATTGATGATGCTTCCCTAGGTATTGAATCACGAAGAACTTTTAAGTCATAGACATGCCACAAGAACTCAGTTCTAGAATTGCAGGAAAAACAAGGATATGTTTTTCTCCTGAAACGATTGAAGCTAGAAATTATGACAGAATCGTTGGGTAAATTGGAGCTTGAATTAGAGAATAATGTACCTGAATTGAAAGACGGATCAAATGATGGTATAAAGAGATTATCGAAAATGTGCTGATGGGGCAGATGCTTCTTGACTATGAAAATGTGCTGAGCGATTAGGATTTCTTTCATCAAATTCAAATATGGTATTGTTTTCGTTTTGAAGCTTGAAACATTGGGCTTCTTAGTTATGGGCTTTTTTCTACCTAAAACGGCCCATTGATTAAATTTGGTAGTGATGATCAATCTTAATTAATTTAGCAAATACAGGTTAATGGTCTAAGGATTTATGATTTGTGTAGCTTGGTGAGTTAAaatttcagtaaaaaaaaaaacttgtagtttaattattttgcaaAATCTGCTAGAATAATTTAGAAAGCTAGACTTTTAATTGTTCCAAATCGCTCAATTTTAAAGTAAATAGTTACGATAATAAATTTTTAACGAAATGTATGAGTTTACAAACTACACAAACAAGaacatatatttttcaaatttttgaattACGGTATtacgtttgcaaaaaaaaaatcaaaccacATTTTTACGTAACACATTTTTCTCTGCAAATTGTTTCAAAagtttgatttttatttgatttatctTATTcagaattaattaaatttatatttattaaatttatatttattaaatttaattgtgtatataatttattagtctttcATGTTTTTAGGTAACACACCGTTTAGtttcttattttgaaaaacacattataaggtccatatcttttgtcactattaaccctttggtcattttatcttctttttttttagatttttaaccaaatATATTTTAGTTTTCTGGACAGTTATAATACGATACAAACTGGTTATGTTACTTTCTATTTTATGTCTATCTGTTTATATCAAATGTAAGAGTTaaaaatctttaaaaaaaaaaattagagaaagGGATGAAAAGTTTAACATCAAAATGATATGAAATTTATAATATGTGTTTGAAAATGTTTATAAACATAAACAATTTGTTAAGTAAAATGGAGAGAAATAacaaattatttacccaattaattattttttttttaagttgggAGTATAGAAGTTAGGGCCTCTAGAATATtggtctgttttttttttttgaaaatgtttATATTAATGAAAAAAAGTACGAATACAATAAGAAAATTACAAGGAGCAAGAAAATCCCATAAAAGCtataaaaacacacaaaaaaaacaattaaacataTACTTCTTGGAAATCTAAATCCGCAGAAGAGCAACTGCAATACGATCTTCATCATTCAAGCCCTTTCGAACATTCGAAGCAGGGTCCTTTTTTGTTCCAATCGCATAGATCTATTGATCCACGTATAAAAGAAAttgtttccgctcttgctaaatccgaaaaaggtaaaaataaaagaataattgGGAGCAGATACAATTTAGACAAATAGAGAGATCCAGAAAATATATGAATActgattaaaaagaaaataacaataaaaaatacacAAAACCTAACTCGGTGGGAGGagaaaaaaggaaaacaaactcCATTCTTCTTTAAAATAGATCCACAAAAGAGAAAAGTTTTAAACTGCTGAGACTTTAATTTGGGGAGAGAAGAGAAGAAATATAATATAAAGATGTGTTATTTtgttaagataaaaataaaattttgtgATCTTATTGAAATATTACTCAAATATATGTGATTGTCGGTGTCATGTATCCTAATAAAGTGTAGAAATAATTAGGATTGTGGATTATTCGATTTAATCGAATTACCAAATTGATTCaattcggttttttcggttttttcggttttttttatttcggtTCAGAATTGATCATAGTTTTCGGATTATTCAACAGTTTTGATCACATACACTTTAATGATCATatagaatttggtcattcaccattaaatctaggcttattagaattttaAGGTGGTTCACTTGGTCATTAAGATGCATGTGAACATTGCtgattattcaattaaatgttGATACAATTGTTCTgataatatttgttttttcGATTAGGTTTTTAACTTATATATACCCCTAGAAATGTTATATGAAAGCTAGTAAAAAAATACGgataaaatgcaaaaatattCTCAACGTTGACAATTAAGAGTAAGTTACTTATATCGTCTAAAATGttgcaattttatctttaatgttaGCGACAACGAACAAatttatctctttttttttgtaggcaAAGGAAAGGTAAAAACCAAAAAAACCAAAAcattaacccgggattagcctgggaaagctaaccccaactcgATCATCAGACAGCAAGGAGTAGAGGAAGTCCGGAGGCGACGAGAAGGTAAAGACTCCCAGCATCCTCACCTGGCCCTCCGCAGCAAGGCGGTCAGCAACCCTATTCTGCTCCCTGAAGACATGCCCAAAGTTGATGGTGTCGAAGGAAGTACATAACCTTTTGATTCCTTTTACTAAGTTTTGGCTGTCCAAATATAAAGACTTATTTTCAGAGATCATTTTAACTACTTCTAGGTTGTCAGATTCCATAAGAAGACTTTTTAATCCCAGATTTTTAGCGAGCCTAAGCCCAGAGAAAATTCCCCAGAGCTCAGCAGTGAAGGAAGATCTCACTTCTAGGTTCTGagcaaagccagacacccaagcACCTCCAGCGTCTCTCAAGACCCCACCAGCCGCAATCCTACCATCCGACAgacaggaaccatcagtatttaaCTTCACGGTCCCTTCCCCAGGTCTGCACCAGCCCAATAAATGAAACGCCTTCCTTTGGCTAGTATTCGGAAGACATTCCTCCTTAAAgcttttaataatagtattaatttttttagagaaaaaagcAAGTAAATTAGGAAAGATAACTGCTCCATCTCCAAAAATATCAGCATTCCTCCACTGCCAAAGCTGGTGACAAACAATAGCAAAAAGAATAGCACCATGCTCCATTTCCGGCAGTAACAAACCTTTAACTCCATCTCTAAACCAATCCTGACCAGGATAGGCCAAGAACTTATGAAGCAAATGGCTCGGAAGAATCTCCTTCCACACCTTTTACGAGCaaatttatctctaacattagcAAATTAagtcaattttagaaataattcattaaacaaTAAAATGACGAACATGtgaaatgtaaataaaaattaatttatgaaaaattaatttaatgaattatttctaaaatcgACTTAATTTACTAATGTTAggaataaatttattattttttaccaatattaaagataaaaatacaTCATTTTAGACTATATAGATAAATTGCTTTTGGttattaacatttaaaatatttttacactttCTAGAAAAACATATAGCGGATAAAGTTATTTTGGGAAaggattattattattattattattattattaaagagAGTGAGAATTGTAATTGTTGACAATATTCTTAGGGTTACTTAAGGTATTTGCTTGAAAAATGATAATTGGACTAAAACTTTTACCACGAGGTCAACATTGTATTGCATTATTTAGGAGTAAAAATTTATATTGCActattaaaagtaaaaataaatttcatagGAATAGTATAAAATTGGCTTTTCTAGGGGTAGTTTTGACATTTTGACGCCGACATGAACAGTTGAATTGAAAGAGGTGCTATGGATGAAAATTTCTGAGATTTTCTGTATGAATCCGGAAGCACCTGGAACAATCAACTCCGTATCCAAATCCAATTACAGCTCCAGGTAAAGATATCCATTTTCCCTCAACTCCTAATTTCTTCCTGCTATTGGTTACAACAAAACCCTAATTTCCCAATTGCTCGCTTCTCTTTTGTGTCTTGATATACAAATCTGAATTCTCAGTGCTATTGAGATTTCCGTTTTGTACTAGTAATTTCCCTGCTCTTTCTTCTGATTTCACTGAATTAGACAATTTACTATATCATTCTGGATGTTATTTCTGTTGCGGCGGTTCTTGTGGTACATTTTGATCTAAGTCTATTTAGAATCGGTGAAAATTGAGTTGGGATTTTTGGATTTTATGTTCAAATTGTAGTTTATAAGAGAATCCCTTATTTGATTGAGCTTCAATGCAACTGTAGTGTAGAATATGGTGGTGGAGAAGTTGATAATGGTGTTCGAATGACTCCATTCAAGTGAGATTAGATAGCTAGAGTATTGGAAGGAGAAGGCAATAGGTTTATTATAAATGGGGAAGCCATTGTTTTTTCAGATTTTGGAAAAGCCAGCTACTAGTTGTATAATAGGGATATGCAGTGCCATATGGTTTTATATACAGAAGAAAAACATTGGGTATTCACATGTGGGGTTAAGTTATGAAACCGCCATTGAAGGGCACCATTGGAGGATAATTACTTCAGCTTTTTCACATATTAGTGTTGTTCATCTTGTTTTCAATATGAGTGCATTGTGGAGTCTGGGGGTAGTAGAACAATTGGGGCATATGGGCCTTGGTGTTGCATATTATCTTCAATATACGCTTGTGCTAGTCGTGTTTTCCGGGTTATTAGTGTTGGGAATGTACCATTTATTGATACAAAGGTTTAAGGTAGACTACTTTAAGAGAGTGACCGCTGTTGGCTATTCTTGTGTTGTCTTTGGGTGGATGACAATACTTTCTGTGAAGCAACCTTCGTCGAAATTGGAGCTTTTCGGGTTTCTTTCGCTTCCTATCAGTTTTGCACCTTTTGAATCACTAATTTTTACATCCATCATTGTTCCACAAGCAAGTTTTCTTGGGCATTTATCAGGAATCATTGTTGGGTATGCTATTGCCTGGGGTTTGATTCATGGGATGAACAATTTCTGGGCAATCTCGATGCTGGGATGGATTGCGGTTATTTTTGTGTTTAGTTTGAAGAAATCTGGTGCATATGATTTTAACTTTCTTGAGATCGAGTCGGTGACTGATCCTTCACTGCCTTCTGTGCGGTTTCTTGGAAATGCTAGAACCT
The window above is part of the Euphorbia lathyris chromosome 3, ddEupLath1.1, whole genome shotgun sequence genome. Proteins encoded here:
- the LOC136224300 gene encoding RHOMBOID-like protein 13, which encodes MGKPLFFQILEKPATSCIIGICSAIWFYIQKKNIGYSHVGLSYETAIEGHHWRIITSAFSHISVVHLVFNMSALWSLGVVEQLGHMGLGVAYYLQYTLVLVVFSGLLVLGMYHLLIQRFKVDYFKRVTAVGYSCVVFGWMTILSVKQPSSKLELFGFLSLPISFAPFESLIFTSIIVPQASFLGHLSGIIVGYAIAWGLIHGMNNFWAISMLGWIAVIFVFSLKKSGAYDFNFLEIESVTDPSLPSVRFLGNARTLRMSASPLDGVEVI